In the genome of Streptomyces racemochromogenes, one region contains:
- a CDS encoding TatD family hydrolase, which translates to MRIFDPHIHMTSRTTDDYRAMHAAGVRALVEPAFWLGQPRTSPASFTDYFDALLGWEPYRAAQFGISHHCTIGLNPKEANDPRCTPVLDLLPRYLAKDGVVAVGEIGYDTVTEAEDHAFAVQLALAVEFALPALVHTPHRDKAGGTGRSLAVIRESGIDPGFVVLDHLNEVTVREVRDSGCWMGFSIYPDTKMTPDRMVAILKEHGTERILVNSAADWGHSDPLLTRATAEAMLAAGFDEDDVDRVLWRNPVAFYAQSGRLGLDGYTDVQAAGLFAGNSIARGGN; encoded by the coding sequence ATGCGCATCTTCGACCCGCACATCCACATGACGTCCCGCACCACGGACGACTACCGGGCCATGCACGCCGCCGGCGTGCGCGCGCTGGTCGAGCCCGCGTTCTGGCTGGGCCAGCCCCGCACCTCACCCGCCAGCTTCACCGACTACTTCGACGCCCTCCTCGGCTGGGAGCCCTACCGGGCCGCCCAGTTCGGCATCAGCCACCACTGCACCATCGGCCTCAACCCCAAGGAGGCGAACGACCCGCGCTGCACTCCCGTACTGGACCTGCTGCCCCGCTACCTCGCCAAGGACGGGGTCGTCGCCGTCGGCGAGATCGGCTACGACACCGTCACCGAGGCCGAGGACCACGCCTTCGCCGTCCAGCTCGCCCTCGCCGTCGAGTTCGCCCTCCCCGCCCTCGTCCACACCCCGCACCGCGACAAGGCCGGCGGCACCGGACGCTCCCTCGCCGTGATCCGCGAGTCCGGCATCGACCCCGGCTTCGTCGTCCTCGACCACCTCAACGAGGTCACCGTCCGCGAGGTCCGCGACTCCGGCTGCTGGATGGGCTTCTCCATCTACCCCGACACCAAGATGACCCCGGACCGCATGGTCGCCATCCTCAAGGAGCACGGCACCGAGCGGATCCTCGTCAACTCCGCCGCCGACTGGGGCCACAGCGACCCGCTGCTCACCCGCGCCACCGCCGAGGCCATGCTCGCCGCCGGCTTCGACGAGGACGACGTGGACCGCGTGCTGTGGCGCAACCCGGTCGCCTTCTACGCCCAGTCCGGCCGCCTCGGCCTCGACGGCTACACGGACGTCCAGGCCGCCGGCCTCTTCGCGGGCAACTCCATCGCCCGCGGCGGAAACTGA
- the eboE gene encoding metabolite traffic protein EboE translates to MRFRHPDGTAVHLAYCTNVHPAETLEGITAQLDTYAEPVRRATGEPLVGLGLWLPVGAAAALAADPAAVTRLRRELTARGLETVTLNGFPYRGFHASVVKRAVYYPDWSEPARLDYTLNLARILAGLLPDDAERGSISTLPLAWRTAWSRTRTAAASRNLDALAAGLARIEAETGRTVRVAVEPEPGCVAETTEQAVAVLSGADHDRIGLCLDACHLAVAHEDPATAVGRLLSAGLQVVKLQASSALEATDPQDPRVREALAAFAEPRFLHQTREAGPDGTGLHGSDDLGPALAGALPGKAPWRIHYHVPLHEEPAPPLASTRPVLRDTLRTLFGGDHAVTDHVEVETYTWSVLPEAARPVGDAGLARGIAAELAWTARELTALGLTAPAPVPTAPAAQKEPGS, encoded by the coding sequence ATGCGCTTCCGCCACCCGGACGGCACCGCCGTCCACCTCGCCTACTGCACCAACGTGCACCCCGCGGAAACCCTGGAGGGGATCACCGCCCAGCTCGACACGTACGCCGAACCGGTCCGCCGGGCCACCGGCGAACCCCTCGTCGGCCTCGGCCTGTGGCTGCCCGTCGGCGCGGCCGCCGCCCTCGCCGCCGACCCGGCCGCCGTCACCCGGCTGCGCCGCGAGCTCACCGCCCGCGGCCTGGAGACGGTGACCCTCAACGGCTTCCCCTACCGGGGCTTCCACGCGTCCGTGGTCAAACGGGCCGTGTACTACCCCGACTGGTCCGAGCCCGCACGCCTCGACTACACCCTGAACCTGGCCCGGATCCTCGCCGGACTGCTGCCCGACGACGCCGAGCGCGGCTCGATCTCCACCCTGCCGCTGGCCTGGCGCACCGCCTGGTCGCGCACCCGCACGGCCGCCGCCTCCCGCAACCTCGACGCGCTGGCCGCCGGCCTCGCCCGGATCGAGGCGGAGACCGGCCGCACCGTGCGCGTCGCCGTCGAGCCCGAGCCGGGCTGCGTCGCCGAGACCACCGAGCAGGCCGTCGCGGTCCTCTCCGGCGCCGACCACGACCGGATCGGGCTCTGCCTGGACGCCTGCCACCTCGCCGTCGCGCACGAGGACCCCGCCACCGCCGTCGGCCGGCTGCTCTCCGCCGGACTCCAGGTCGTCAAGCTCCAGGCCTCCAGCGCCCTGGAGGCCACCGACCCGCAGGACCCCCGGGTCCGGGAGGCGCTGGCGGCCTTCGCCGAGCCGCGCTTCCTGCACCAGACCCGCGAGGCCGGCCCCGACGGCACCGGCCTCCACGGCTCCGACGACCTCGGGCCCGCCCTGGCCGGAGCCCTGCCCGGCAAGGCACCCTGGCGCATCCACTACCACGTGCCGCTGCACGAGGAGCCCGCCCCGCCGCTGGCCTCCACCCGGCCGGTGCTGCGCGACACCCTGCGGACCCTGTTCGGCGGGGACCACGCCGTCACCGACCACGTCGAGGTGGAGACGTACACCTGGTCCGTGCTGCCCGAGGCGGCCCGGCCCGTCGGCGACGCCGGCCTCGCCCGGGGCATCGCCGCCGAACTCGCCTGGACGGCGCGGGAGCTGACCGCACTCGGCCTCACCGCGCCCGCCCCGGTCCCGACCGCCCCCGCCGCGCAGAAGGAGCCCGGCTCATGA
- a CDS encoding 4'-phosphopantetheinyl transferase superfamily protein has translation MTSQTLTAVRGRIDHTATTGVLPVPVTAARQAARLRATGEAHVWWWPLEDRVDQADFDLLDEVEQVRARRYRAEKDAAAFIRTRAAARRAIGELLGVEARTVALGRRVCPGCGDLEHGPPAVASPAVGLAVSLTRTSGCGVLALHAGDWIGVDVEALRPVESGSLANVVLAPAEHAYILSLPAGPERTAAFHRVWTRKEAVLKGVGLGLLGIDLNALDVTPGTAGPVEVEHGYQGEVSRWQIDDLDLDGNWSASLARPVDGSPLGPVHRHRPA, from the coding sequence ATGACGAGCCAGACCCTGACCGCCGTGCGCGGCCGCATCGACCACACCGCCACGACCGGTGTACTGCCCGTGCCCGTGACGGCCGCACGGCAGGCCGCGAGACTGCGCGCCACGGGCGAGGCACACGTGTGGTGGTGGCCGCTCGAGGACCGGGTGGACCAGGCCGACTTCGACCTGCTGGACGAGGTCGAGCAGGTACGCGCCCGCCGCTACCGGGCCGAGAAGGACGCCGCCGCGTTCATCCGGACCCGGGCCGCCGCCCGGCGCGCGATCGGCGAGCTGCTGGGGGTGGAGGCCCGTACGGTGGCCCTCGGCCGCCGCGTCTGCCCCGGCTGCGGGGACCTGGAGCACGGCCCGCCGGCCGTGGCGAGCCCCGCCGTCGGGCTCGCCGTGAGCCTGACCCGCACCAGCGGCTGCGGGGTGCTCGCCCTGCACGCGGGGGACTGGATCGGCGTGGACGTCGAGGCGCTGCGGCCCGTGGAGTCGGGCTCCCTCGCCAATGTCGTCCTCGCCCCCGCCGAGCACGCCTACATCCTGTCGCTGCCGGCCGGACCGGAGCGGACCGCGGCCTTCCACCGGGTGTGGACCCGCAAGGAGGCCGTGCTCAAGGGGGTGGGGCTGGGGCTGCTCGGCATCGACCTCAACGCCCTGGACGTCACCCCGGGCACGGCCGGCCCGGTCGAGGTGGAACACGGCTACCAGGGCGAGGTCAGCCGCTGGCAGATCGACGACCTCGACCTGGACGGCAACTGGTCGGCCTCCCTGGCCCGTCCGGTGGACGGCTCCCCCCTGGGCCCGGTCCACCGCCACCGCCCGGCGTAG
- a CDS encoding nucleotide pyrophosphatase/phosphodiesterase family protein, with the protein MTAPTPSGRRRKTAVLCTVGLTPRLLPHMPNVRAIGEQGFAAALDTVFPAVTATVQATLTTGTLPREHGAVGNGWYFRDHGEVMMWRQHNALVRGEKVWQTARRRDPDHTTAYLCWWWAMGADVDTVLTPRPVYHYDGRKAPDCYTVPAALRDELTAAQGEFPLFNYWGPTASLTSTRWIAGAARHVADTRDPDLSFIYVPHLDYDLQRFGPDSPEAVRAAREADAALGPLLADLRDRGTTVVALSEYGISPVSRPVDINRALRREGLLSVYAQRGMEYLDPYTSRAFAVADHQAAHVYVADPGDVPRVRDVLKSLDGVDELWDRTQQADYGIDHPNAGELVAVSEPDAWFTYYYWLDDARAPDFARGVEIHRKPGYDPAELFFDPADPAAKAKAALAVLKKKAGMRAPLQVVPLDPGCVRGSHGRLPGDDRDGPVLLCSDPSRERPRYHATEVKDLLLSLGGLT; encoded by the coding sequence ATGACCGCCCCCACCCCCTCCGGCCGGCGGCGCAAGACCGCCGTCCTGTGCACCGTCGGCCTCACCCCCCGGCTGCTGCCGCACATGCCGAACGTCCGGGCCATCGGGGAGCAGGGCTTCGCCGCCGCGCTCGACACGGTGTTCCCCGCGGTCACCGCCACCGTCCAGGCCACCCTCACCACCGGCACCCTGCCCCGCGAACACGGCGCCGTCGGCAACGGCTGGTACTTCCGCGACCACGGCGAAGTGATGATGTGGCGCCAGCACAACGCCCTCGTCCGCGGCGAGAAGGTCTGGCAGACCGCCCGCCGACGCGACCCGGACCACACCACCGCGTACCTGTGCTGGTGGTGGGCCATGGGAGCGGACGTCGACACCGTCCTCACCCCGCGCCCCGTCTACCACTACGACGGCCGCAAGGCCCCCGACTGCTACACCGTCCCCGCCGCCCTGCGCGACGAACTGACCGCCGCCCAGGGCGAGTTCCCGCTCTTCAACTACTGGGGGCCGACCGCCTCGCTCACCTCCACCCGCTGGATCGCCGGCGCCGCCCGGCACGTCGCCGACACCCGCGACCCCGACCTGTCCTTCATCTACGTCCCGCACCTCGACTACGACCTCCAGCGCTTCGGCCCCGACAGCCCCGAGGCCGTCCGCGCCGCCCGCGAGGCCGACGCCGCCCTCGGGCCGCTCCTCGCCGACCTGCGCGACCGCGGCACCACCGTCGTCGCCCTCAGCGAATACGGCATCTCGCCCGTCAGCCGGCCCGTCGACATCAACCGCGCGCTGCGCCGCGAGGGCCTGCTGTCCGTCTACGCCCAGCGCGGGATGGAGTACCTCGACCCGTACACCTCCCGGGCCTTCGCCGTCGCCGACCACCAGGCCGCCCACGTCTACGTCGCCGACCCGGGCGACGTCCCGCGCGTGCGCGACGTACTGAAGTCCCTGGACGGCGTCGACGAGCTCTGGGACCGCACCCAGCAGGCCGACTACGGCATCGACCACCCGAACGCCGGCGAGCTCGTCGCCGTCTCGGAGCCCGACGCCTGGTTCACGTACTACTACTGGCTCGACGACGCCCGCGCCCCGGACTTCGCGCGCGGCGTCGAGATCCACCGCAAGCCGGGCTACGACCCGGCCGAGCTGTTCTTCGACCCCGCCGATCCGGCGGCCAAGGCGAAGGCGGCCCTCGCGGTGCTGAAGAAGAAGGCGGGGATGCGCGCACCGCTCCAGGTGGTGCCGCTCGACCCCGGCTGCGTCCGCGGCAGCCACGGACGGCTGCCCGGCGACGACCGGGACGGGCCCGTGCTGCTCTGCTCGGACCCGTCCCGGGAACGGCCCCGCTACCACGCCACCGAGGTGAAGGACCTGCTCCTGAGCCTGGGCGGACTCACCTGA